In Campylobacter sp. 2014D-0216, the following proteins share a genomic window:
- a CDS encoding ATP-binding protein produces the protein MKDLKLFLNDTFKSAIYKNLQCSEDEILILKHLCKNYLQASVSMNVYSLLSEVFKNDEYEYLDHLKDLKSLIEKGFIVQIFSDFKASKNSSLLLNLLQCDVSLGEVFLQVLENKTIQDYMQDAIYEDHIAYLKDEFFKIELYQRLRFFAKSNQSKSIKKDIAVFESYIKERLKKSKISNVLAEIFKEYALNDKECLIFISLLKEEYLLNTENSYSRDYNFLLHLISENDTQKEENKALLEEDSKLLSSNLLEYDEFVNSLGDITKIFYLSDDILQRIINFKEPKKNKKIKLQNLVKSQDIFELIEPNINIDDVIMPQSTKDLLESILKQQDKKVLERLNKWGIKTNKNIEAKIIFYGPAGTGKTMSALSMAKAMKKSILSFDCSKILSKYVGESEQNVRKIFDTYKELCQTSKQSPILLLNEADQFLSTRVESSAGADKMHNQMQNIFLEQIERFSGVIIATTNFLESLDVAFSRRFDYKIEFKKPNHEQRLMIWQKALPKNAIFDDMFNLANLASYELSGAQIVMVVKNTALKAAISKDGVFKMSDFLQTIEKEIESSFDKNKVVGFKN, from the coding sequence CAACGATACTTTTAAAAGCGCTATTTATAAAAACTTACAATGTAGTGAAGATGAAATTTTAATACTAAAGCACTTGTGTAAAAATTATCTACAAGCTAGTGTGAGTATGAATGTTTATAGTCTTCTTAGTGAAGTTTTTAAAAATGATGAATATGAGTATTTAGATCATTTAAAAGATCTTAAAAGTCTTATAGAGAAGGGTTTTATAGTTCAAATTTTTTCTGATTTTAAAGCGAGTAAAAACTCTAGTTTACTTTTAAATTTATTACAGTGTGATGTGAGTTTGGGCGAAGTTTTCTTGCAGGTTTTAGAAAATAAAACCATACAAGATTATATGCAAGATGCAATTTATGAAGATCATATTGCGTATTTAAAAGATGAATTTTTTAAAATCGAACTTTATCAAAGACTGCGTTTTTTTGCAAAAAGCAACCAAAGCAAAAGCATAAAAAAAGATATAGCAGTGTTTGAATCATACATTAAAGAGCGATTGAAAAAAAGTAAAATTTCTAATGTTTTAGCAGAGATTTTTAAAGAGTATGCTTTAAATGATAAAGAATGTTTGATATTTATTAGTTTGCTAAAAGAAGAATACTTGCTTAATACAGAAAATTCTTATAGCAGAGATTATAATTTTTTATTGCACTTAATTAGTGAAAATGATACGCAAAAAGAAGAAAATAAAGCTTTATTGGAAGAAGATTCTAAGTTGTTAAGTTCTAATCTCTTAGAGTATGATGAGTTTGTGAATTCTTTAGGGGATATAACTAAGATATTTTATTTAAGTGATGATATCCTACAAAGAATCATTAACTTTAAAGAGCCAAAGAAAAATAAAAAAATTAAATTGCAAAATTTAGTAAAAAGTCAGGATATATTTGAACTGATTGAACCAAATATCAATATAGACGATGTGATCATGCCACAAAGCACTAAGGATTTGCTAGAAAGCATACTAAAACAACAGGATAAAAAAGTTTTAGAAAGACTAAATAAATGGGGTATTAAGACCAATAAAAACATAGAAGCTAAGATTATCTTTTATGGTCCTGCAGGTACAGGCAAGACTATGAGTGCTTTAAGTATGGCAAAGGCGATGAAAAAATCGATTTTAAGTTTTGATTGTTCTAAAATTTTAAGCAAATATGTAGGCGAGAGTGAGCAAAATGTAAGAAAAATTTTTGACACCTATAAAGAGCTTTGTCAAACAAGTAAACAAAGTCCTATTTTGCTTTTAAATGAGGCTGATCAGTTTTTAAGCACAAGGGTAGAAAGTAGTGCTGGTGCAGATAAAATGCACAATCAAATGCAAAATATCTTTTTAGAGCAAATTGAGCGTTTTAGCGGGGTTATAATAGCTACAACTAATTTTTTAGAAAGTTTAGATGTGGCTTTTTCAAGAAGATTTGACTATAAAATAGAATTTAAAAAACCAAACCACGAGCAACGCTTAATGATATGGCAAAAAGCCCTGCCTAAAAATGCTATTTTTGATGATATGTTTAATCTGGCTAATCTAGCTTCATATGAATTAAGTGGAGCGCAAATTGTAATGGTGGTAAAAAATACAGCGCTAAAAGCAGCTATTTCTAAAGATGGTGTGTTTAAAATGAGTGATTTTTTACAAACTATCGAAAAGGAAATAGAATCATCATTTGATAAAAACAAAGTCGTAGGATTTAAAAATTAA